One genomic segment of Pseudorasbora parva isolate DD20220531a chromosome 6, ASM2467924v1, whole genome shotgun sequence includes these proteins:
- the cd34 gene encoding uncharacterized protein cd34, with product MAVRRMNELWKTMALAFMFGFLLLHGCQGQETTVATAPSLTATTAGGDTATDPVKSTAPVTAEHSTLVITAEKTIEPSKSSFPDTTDTTESNTSGNNKNAILTTSQPDQQVIFTTADVNALPPKILEPNNSASNQKSTPLETNEKNAKSGSSSTVFVSVLMSGLVLAGIIVGIYYFKCHRRTDGKGMKLAEESYMADEENQGNTLVSVAPLNQPEPQEKPSLNGESQEAVKPQSPPAATNGHSTTKTADTEL from the exons ATGGCTGTACGAAGAATGAATGAACTCTGGAAAACCATGGCTCTAGCTTTTATGTTCGGCTTTCTCTTGCTTCACG GTTGTCAGGGACAGGAAACAACTGTTGCCACAGCTCCATCCTTAACAGCAACCACAGCAGGAGGAGACACGGCAACAGACCCAGTAAAAAGCACAGCACCAGTTACGGCAGAACACTCAACCCTTGTGATCACCGCTGAAAAAACAATTGAACCAAGCAAATCAAGTTTCCCTGACACTACTGACACTACTG AAAGCAACACTTCTGGCAACAACAAAAATGCCATCCTGACTACATCCCAACCAGACCAACAAGTAATCTTCACCACTGCTGATGTAAATGCGTTGCCCCCAAAAATCTTGGAGCCAAACAATTCAGCCTCAAATCAAAAATCCACACCATTAGAA ACGAATGAAAAGAATGCCAAATCTGGGTCTTCTTCTACAGTTTTCGTGTCTGTGCTGATGAGCGGATTAGTGCTTGCTGGCATAATAGTTGGCATATACTACTTCAAGTGCCATCGCAGGACCGACGGCAAAGGCATGAAACTG GCAGAGGAGTCTTACATGGCTGATGAGGAGAACCAGGGCAACACTCTGGTGTCTGTGGCCCCTCTGAACCAACCCGAGCCCCAAGAGAAGCCAAGTCTTAATGGCGAGTCACAAGAGGCAGTGAAGCCTCAAAGTCCCCCTGCCGCCACCAATGGCCACTCTACCACCAAAACAGCAGACACAGAGCTGTGA